The following are encoded in a window of Bacillus xiapuensis genomic DNA:
- a CDS encoding alpha/beta hydrolase family protein, with protein sequence MKVLRAIRFPSPNPQVKLTLITYLSGDLKVKGMLAEPLLSGRFDGMLYLRGGIKNVGMVRPARIAQFASEGLIVFAPYYRGNRGGEGNEDFAGNDREDAFSAFDLLQAHPRVAERVHVFGFSRGGVMALWTGIERPAASVVTWGGVSDMLLTYEERKDLRRMMKRVIGGSPYKHQERYDWRTPLNQLQRLQAPVLIIHGLKDRNVSAEHAFRLEKSLKRLEHPAETWYFEQYDHYFPPDVNREIVSRLCEWMKKRP encoded by the coding sequence ATGAAGGTGCTGAGGGCTATCCGTTTTCCCTCTCCAAATCCTCAAGTCAAGCTAACACTTATTACTTACCTTTCCGGGGATTTAAAGGTGAAAGGAATGTTGGCGGAACCGCTGCTGTCCGGCCGCTTTGACGGCATGCTTTACTTGCGCGGAGGCATTAAAAACGTCGGGATGGTGCGTCCGGCCAGGATTGCCCAATTTGCTTCGGAAGGATTGATTGTATTTGCTCCCTATTATCGCGGCAATCGCGGCGGGGAGGGAAACGAGGATTTTGCCGGGAACGATAGAGAGGATGCGTTTTCAGCCTTTGACTTGTTGCAAGCCCACCCGCGTGTCGCTGAAAGGGTGCATGTGTTCGGATTTTCAAGAGGCGGTGTCATGGCGTTATGGACGGGAATTGAACGGCCAGCAGCCTCCGTTGTCACTTGGGGAGGCGTCTCTGATATGCTCTTGACCTATGAGGAACGAAAGGATTTGCGGCGGATGATGAAGCGCGTCATCGGAGGAAGTCCGTATAAGCATCAGGAACGCTACGATTGGCGGACGCCGCTGAATCAGCTGCAGCGATTACAGGCTCCTGTGCTGATTATTCATGGCTTAAAAGATAGAAATGTCTCAGCCGAGCATGCATTTCGTCTGGAAAAAAGCTTAAAACGACTGGAACATCCGGCGGAAACATGGTATTTTGAACAATATGATCACTATTTTCCTCCTGATGTTAATCGGGAGATTGTTTCCCGGTTGTGCGAATGGATGAAAAAGCGCCCGTGA
- a CDS encoding Dps family protein, with the protein MSDKLIQSVNKQIANWTVLYTKLHNYHWYVKGPQFFTLHAKFEELYTEASVHIDELAERLLALGGQPVATLKESLELATVKEAEGKETAEQMVQSLVDDFTTVVSELKEAMDLAAEVNDETTGDMLLSIHQGLEKHAWMLKSFLGK; encoded by the coding sequence ATGTCTGATAAATTAATTCAAAGCGTCAATAAGCAAATTGCTAACTGGACGGTATTGTATACGAAGTTACATAATTATCATTGGTATGTGAAAGGCCCGCAATTCTTTACGCTCCATGCTAAATTTGAAGAGTTATACACAGAAGCGTCCGTTCATATCGATGAGCTGGCGGAGCGCCTGCTTGCACTTGGCGGACAGCCTGTGGCGACGCTGAAGGAGTCTTTAGAGCTGGCAACAGTAAAGGAAGCGGAAGGCAAAGAAACAGCGGAGCAGATGGTGCAGTCGCTTGTGGATGATTTTACAACAGTGGTTTCCGAGTTGAAGGAAGCGATGGATTTAGCGGCGGAAGTCAATGACGAAACAACAGGAGATATGCTGCTTTCCATTCATCAAGGATTAGAAAAGCATGCTTGGATGCTGAAGTCTTTCTTAGGAAAATAA
- a CDS encoding MMPL family transporter translates to MKLKGADTMKRILQLVTDWTASKSGMWTVIAVWTLAAALFSMAAPSANEYKLSSIQALPDEAASMKAAEKVKRYFPEDSGVPAIIVLNSKKGEIEEGAVGEAVSAIQEENIKGLTDIPPFSALPEPVRADFFSEDRTAAVIPVLFDEQLKSKEYKQKIDLLTSTAEKESPGLEVRVTGPAGIAADTISLFSRADIVLLLSTVGLILLLLIVIYRSPLLALIPLLASALVYAVTDRILGLYGKAGLEMSSQSLSIMTILLFAAVTDYSLFVLSRFREELKLHESKYEAMKMAMRGAGEPVFFSGGMVLAAMVVLFLAAIGDYRNFAPLFATVMAVIMLASVTLVPALFTLFGRKSFWPKIPKAEKVEKEEHGIWGRLGRFVVSKPFVAGGAVMIFLIAACVNVMNMKYELNTLKTFPDDMPSLEGYKVIEEKFSPGDLAPTTVLFEGEGDPAALSSELKKQDGVASVSHTDATEDGKAHKFTLSLAANPYEASALAAVSRLREKAPEMAANAPRSWKVLFRRRDGGKAG, encoded by the coding sequence ATGAAGCTGAAGGGAGCGGATACAATGAAGCGGATTCTGCAATTAGTGACCGACTGGACAGCCAGTAAAAGCGGGATGTGGACGGTGATTGCCGTTTGGACACTGGCAGCTGCACTATTCAGTATGGCGGCTCCGAGTGCCAATGAATATAAACTGTCGTCCATTCAAGCGCTTCCGGATGAGGCGGCTTCGATGAAAGCAGCGGAGAAAGTGAAGCGGTATTTTCCGGAGGACAGCGGTGTTCCGGCTATTATTGTGCTGAATTCTAAGAAGGGAGAGATAGAAGAGGGAGCGGTAGGAGAGGCGGTGAGTGCCATTCAGGAAGAAAATATCAAGGGGCTTACAGACATCCCGCCTTTTTCGGCGCTGCCCGAGCCTGTTCGGGCCGATTTCTTTTCTGAGGACCGGACGGCTGCTGTTATCCCTGTCCTGTTCGATGAACAGCTGAAAAGTAAAGAATACAAGCAGAAAATAGATTTATTAACGAGCACAGCAGAGAAGGAGTCACCCGGACTGGAGGTGAGAGTGACGGGGCCGGCAGGGATTGCGGCGGACACAATTTCTCTCTTTTCACGCGCTGATATCGTATTGCTGCTTTCGACGGTCGGCTTAATTTTGCTGTTATTGATAGTGATTTACCGATCCCCTTTGCTCGCTTTAATTCCCTTGCTTGCTTCAGCTCTTGTCTATGCTGTGACCGATCGTATTTTGGGGCTGTATGGAAAAGCAGGTCTGGAGATGAGCAGTCAATCTCTCTCTATTATGACCATTCTGTTGTTTGCAGCAGTGACCGATTATTCTTTGTTCGTTCTGTCTCGTTTTCGGGAAGAGCTGAAGCTTCATGAAAGTAAGTATGAAGCGATGAAGATGGCGATGAGAGGCGCAGGTGAGCCGGTCTTTTTCTCTGGAGGAATGGTGCTGGCGGCGATGGTTGTGCTGTTTTTGGCCGCAATTGGTGATTACCGCAATTTTGCGCCGCTGTTTGCTACGGTGATGGCTGTGATTATGCTGGCTTCCGTTACCCTTGTACCGGCATTATTTACTTTATTCGGCCGCAAGTCGTTCTGGCCGAAAATTCCCAAGGCCGAAAAAGTGGAGAAGGAAGAACACGGGATATGGGGCAGGCTGGGCCGCTTTGTAGTGTCTAAGCCCTTTGTAGCCGGAGGAGCGGTCATGATCTTTTTAATCGCCGCTTGTGTAAATGTGATGAACATGAAGTATGAATTGAATACGCTGAAAACCTTTCCGGATGATATGCCTTCCCTTGAAGGCTATAAAGTGATTGAAGAGAAGTTTTCCCCGGGAGATTTGGCGCCGACAACGGTGTTATTTGAAGGAGAAGGGGATCCGGCTGCCCTTTCCTCGGAGCTTAAAAAGCAAGACGGCGTGGCAAGTGTCTCGCATACAGATGCCACAGAGGATGGGAAGGCGCATAAATTCACGCTGTCGCTCGCAGCCAACCCCTATGAAGCATCTGCGCTGGCTGCGGTCAGTCGCTTGCGCGAGAAAGCACCGGAGATGGCAGCGAATGCCCCAAGGAGCTGGAAAGTTCTATTTCGCCGGAGAGACGGCGGAAAAGCTGGATGA
- the pckA gene encoding phosphoenolpyruvate carboxykinase (ATP) produces MKTVSVSHEIVELLNGSNIIMQPSVSQLVEKVLNRKEGILTASGAVRAETGKYTGRSPKDKFIVEEASVKDKIDWGSVNQPISEAVFDQLYTKVINYLKEKDELFVFKGFAGADSSHRLPIQVINEYAWHNLFAHQLFIRPTEEELKDHKAGFTIVSAPDFKADPAVDGTHSETFIIVSFERRIVLIGGTEYAGEMKKSIFSIINFLLPENEVLSMHCSANVGYEGDVALFFGLSGTGKTTLSADPNRRLIGDDEHGWSSNGVFNIEGGCYAKCINLSQEKEPQIFNAIRFGSVLENVIVDKDTRIPDYDDNTLTENTRAAYPLQAIDNIVDPSVAGHPNTIIFLTADAFGVLPPISKLTKEQAMYHFLSGYTSKLAGTERGITSPQATFSTCFGSPFLPLPATRYAEMLGKKIDEHNVQVFLVNTGWTGGEYGVGSRMKLAYTRAMVQAALEGELNNVETYTTKTFGLRVPIHVPGVPDDVLIPRKAWADEEAFMKKAAELAGKFRENFKKFSDVQKEIIELGGPQI; encoded by the coding sequence ATGAAAACTGTAAGCGTTTCACATGAAATTGTCGAACTTCTAAATGGTTCAAACATCATCATGCAGCCGTCTGTATCCCAGCTTGTTGAAAAGGTGCTGAACCGCAAAGAAGGTATCCTAACTGCCTCTGGTGCTGTCCGGGCAGAAACAGGAAAATATACAGGACGTTCTCCTAAAGACAAATTTATTGTTGAAGAAGCTTCAGTCAAAGATAAAATCGATTGGGGATCTGTTAATCAGCCAATTTCTGAAGCCGTCTTTGACCAATTATACACAAAAGTCATTAACTATTTAAAGGAAAAAGACGAACTGTTCGTATTCAAAGGATTTGCCGGAGCGGATTCCTCGCATCGCCTTCCGATCCAAGTCATTAACGAATATGCATGGCATAACTTATTTGCCCACCAATTATTTATTCGTCCAACAGAAGAAGAACTGAAGGATCATAAAGCGGGCTTCACCATCGTTTCGGCACCTGACTTTAAAGCAGATCCGGCTGTAGACGGCACTCATTCTGAAACGTTTATCATTGTTTCATTCGAACGCCGCATCGTTCTAATCGGCGGAACAGAATATGCCGGCGAAATGAAGAAATCGATTTTCTCCATCATAAACTTCCTGCTTCCTGAAAATGAGGTTCTATCCATGCACTGCTCGGCCAATGTTGGTTATGAAGGAGATGTCGCCCTATTCTTCGGCCTTTCCGGCACAGGAAAAACCACTTTATCCGCTGATCCTAACCGCCGTTTAATCGGAGATGATGAGCATGGCTGGTCTTCCAACGGCGTTTTCAACATTGAAGGCGGATGCTATGCCAAGTGCATCAACCTTTCACAAGAAAAAGAGCCGCAAATTTTTAACGCGATCCGCTTTGGCTCTGTTCTGGAAAATGTGATCGTGGACAAAGACACGCGCATTCCTGATTACGACGATAACACCTTAACGGAAAACACTCGTGCGGCTTACCCGCTGCAAGCCATTGATAATATTGTGGACCCAAGTGTAGCTGGCCATCCGAATACAATTATTTTCTTAACAGCTGATGCATTCGGGGTCTTGCCTCCGATTAGTAAATTAACAAAGGAACAGGCGATGTATCACTTCCTAAGCGGATACACTTCTAAGCTAGCTGGAACCGAGCGCGGAATTACAAGTCCGCAAGCGACCTTCTCTACGTGCTTCGGCTCTCCGTTTCTTCCTTTGCCGGCCACGCGCTATGCAGAAATGCTAGGAAAGAAAATTGATGAGCACAATGTTCAAGTCTTCTTAGTAAACACCGGCTGGACTGGCGGAGAATACGGTGTAGGGAGCCGCATGAAGCTTGCGTATACTCGCGCAATGGTGCAAGCCGCTCTTGAGGGTGAATTAAACAATGTGGAAACATACACCACTAAAACATTCGGCCTGCGAGTTCCTATTCATGTTCCAGGCGTGCCGGATGATGTCTTAATCCCTCGCAAAGCCTGGGCCGATGAAGAAGCTTTCATGAAAAAAGCCGCAGAACTGGCAGGGAAATTCCGCGAAAACTTCAAAAAATTCTCAGATGTCCAAAAAGAAATCATCGAGCTTGGCGGACCGCAAATTTAA
- the ytkD gene encoding RNA deprotection pyrophosphohydrolase produces MFQFKDQNGCRVTLTFQPDSFPLPARHVLVFCRYRDKWLLTSHPKRGLECPGGKAEAGETLEAAAKREVYEETGALIEELTFVGEYYVQHPDKPFVKGIYFAEIREIEKKDDYLETDGPVLFEGDLLTERMDERFSFLMKDEVVEKTLAYLQATE; encoded by the coding sequence ATGTTTCAATTTAAAGATCAAAATGGCTGCCGGGTGACCCTTACGTTTCAGCCCGACAGCTTTCCTCTTCCCGCTCGGCATGTGCTGGTATTTTGCCGTTACCGCGACAAGTGGCTTTTGACGTCGCATCCGAAGCGCGGGCTGGAGTGTCCTGGAGGGAAAGCGGAGGCAGGGGAAACACTGGAGGCCGCCGCTAAGCGAGAGGTATATGAAGAAACAGGAGCGCTCATTGAGGAGTTAACATTCGTGGGTGAATATTATGTTCAGCATCCCGACAAACCTTTCGTAAAGGGGATTTACTTTGCGGAAATAAGGGAAATAGAGAAGAAGGATGATTATTTAGAAACAGATGGTCCGGTATTATTTGAAGGGGACTTACTGACAGAGCGTATGGATGAGCGCTTCAGCTTTTTAATGAAAGATGAAGTTGTGGAAAAAACGCTTGCTTATTTGCAAGCAACTGAATGA
- a CDS encoding MMPL family transporter: protein MPQGAGKFYFAGETAEKLDDRELNNRDLQVIMLAETLLIFLMLAVLTRSLKMPLYMVGTIILSFLAALGLGVFLSDALFGIDEISTRVPLYSFVFLVALGIDYNIILVSRFMEERNAHSLQKAVELAVAKTGSVISSAGIILAATFAVLMTQPVEILFVFGFIMAVGIFIDTFFVRGLLLPALLVWLEKDRKRAEDKSL, encoded by the coding sequence ATGCCCCAAGGAGCTGGAAAGTTCTATTTCGCCGGAGAGACGGCGGAAAAGCTGGATGACCGCGAGCTGAACAACCGTGATTTGCAAGTGATCATGCTGGCGGAAACGCTGCTGATCTTTCTGATGCTCGCCGTGTTGACGCGATCGCTGAAAATGCCTTTATACATGGTGGGAACCATCATCCTATCCTTTCTTGCGGCGCTTGGGCTAGGGGTTTTTCTTTCAGATGCGCTGTTTGGAATTGATGAGATCAGCACGCGGGTGCCGCTGTATTCATTTGTTTTTCTAGTTGCGCTCGGGATCGATTATAACATTATTTTGGTTTCGCGCTTTATGGAGGAGCGGAATGCTCATTCATTACAGAAAGCAGTGGAATTGGCTGTAGCGAAAACGGGAAGCGTCATTTCATCAGCAGGAATCATTCTGGCTGCCACATTTGCTGTACTAATGACGCAGCCGGTAGAAATTCTGTTCGTCTTCGGCTTTATTATGGCTGTCGGTATTTTCATTGATACGTTCTTCGTGCGCGGATTGCTTCTGCCGGCACTGTTAGTATGGTTGGAAAAGGACCGGAAACGAGCGGAGGATAAATCACTGTAA
- a CDS encoding DUF2584 domain-containing protein, translated as MGMPMELNTIIVTKGKEQRQEENLFTLKKSGYRLYPLDIPIDVYKVKGGDSSGTAIIEKVEWSQQSTTITYKLISLYSTN; from the coding sequence ATGGGCATGCCAATGGAATTGAATACAATAATTGTGACAAAAGGGAAGGAGCAGCGCCAAGAAGAAAACCTTTTCACGTTAAAGAAATCAGGCTATCGCCTGTATCCGCTGGATATTCCGATCGATGTATATAAAGTGAAGGGCGGGGACAGCAGTGGAACCGCTATCATTGAGAAAGTAGAATGGTCACAGCAATCAACTACGATTACATACAAATTAATTTCTTTATATTCCACCAACTAA
- a CDS encoding putative motility protein — protein MEQEGGMRMELSSMMGKQVAELQQTLGLNLLKSQMATQTAQAVKMMEALPKSEQAPHPFKGTAVDMKA, from the coding sequence ATGGAACAGGAAGGAGGAATGAGAATGGAACTGTCTTCCATGATGGGCAAGCAAGTTGCTGAACTTCAGCAGACGCTTGGCTTAAATCTGCTGAAAAGCCAAATGGCTACGCAAACAGCTCAAGCCGTGAAGATGATGGAGGCTTTGCCTAAGAGCGAACAGGCTCCCCACCCGTTTAAAGGAACGGCTGTTGATATGAAAGCCTAA
- a CDS encoding hydrolase has product MQEEKKAYYIQIANGEIMRSATASPWNFKIYATDEEITALRELFDANYSKEWEGFFRAHVPYVQYHYDRPNDRYDKNLDKVYQMIYELGDEEAQAHIREMWSM; this is encoded by the coding sequence ATGCAGGAGGAAAAAAAAGCTTACTATATCCAAATTGCCAACGGGGAAATTATGCGGAGCGCCACAGCTTCTCCATGGAATTTCAAAATATATGCCACAGACGAAGAGATCACGGCTTTGCGCGAGCTGTTTGATGCCAACTACTCTAAGGAGTGGGAAGGTTTTTTTCGGGCGCATGTTCCGTATGTTCAATATCATTATGACCGTCCGAATGACCGCTATGATAAAAATTTGGATAAAGTGTACCAGATGATTTATGAATTGGGTGATGAGGAGGCTCAAGCACATATTCGAGAGATGTGGTCGATGTAG
- a CDS encoding DUF6154 family protein, giving the protein MKLVDELFEIYRGRLQGTEEDLDMITLAVLEQLSPREILAVIKELSEEELQSFFRLYLLEALKEKFDNEDPFSQHSGRNLLH; this is encoded by the coding sequence ATGAAATTAGTGGACGAATTATTCGAAATTTATCGCGGGAGACTGCAGGGAACCGAAGAAGATCTCGATATGATCACGCTCGCTGTATTGGAACAATTATCACCTAGAGAGATTCTGGCGGTCATCAAAGAATTAAGCGAGGAAGAGCTGCAATCTTTCTTTCGGCTGTATTTGCTGGAAGCGCTGAAAGAAAAATTCGATAACGAAGACCCTTTTAGCCAGCACAGCGGCAGAAACCTATTGCATTAA